Proteins found in one Lepeophtheirus salmonis chromosome 9, UVic_Lsal_1.4, whole genome shotgun sequence genomic segment:
- the LOC121124168 gene encoding E3 ubiquitin-protein transferase MAEA, producing the protein MRLIRVCYKNYIQFSGDITDLTNIHLFLVAKEVEDDLAQKDVTKCLAWCHDNKSKLRKMKSTLEFDMRLQEFIELIKKNKKMDAIRHARKHLATEDQEQLSTVQRAMALLVFPTDTIISPYCDMLKDFRWNDLIQQFRTENYRLYQLSNQSVFTVALQVGLSALKTPMCYRSVKERNTECPVCEPCLNNLAKNLPNAHCSHSRLICHITGTPLNEHNPPLMLPNGYVYGEQALVKMADENDGQVICPRTKEIYPFRDCEKVYVM; encoded by the coding sequence tttagttgcaAAAGAGGTTGAAGATGATCTTGCACAAAAGGATGTTACAAAATGCCTAGCCTGGTGCCATGACAATAAGTCAAAACTTCGTAAGATGAAGTCAACCCTGGAATTTGATATGCGACTTCAGGAATTTAttgagttaataaaaaaaaataaaaaaatggatgctATCAGACATGCTCGTAAGCATTTAGCCACAGAGGATCAAGAACAATTGAGCACAGTACAAAGAGCAATGGCTCTTCTTGTCTTTCCAACAGATACCATCATCAGTCCTTACTGTGATATGTTAAAAGACTTCCGTTGGAATGATTTGATTCAACAGTTTCGGACAGAAAATTATAGATTGTATCAATTGTCCAATCAGTCCGTTTTTACAGTGGCACTTCAAGTTGGACTATCTGCTCTCAAGACACCTATGTGCTATCGTTCTGTGAAGGAAAGGAATACAGAGTGTCCCGTCTGTGAACCTTGTTTGAATAATTTGGCGAAAAATCTTCCCAATGCACATTGTTCACATTCAAGGCTCATTTGTCATATTACTGGTACTCCTCTCAATGAACACAACCCTCCACTAATGCTTCCTAATGGCTATGTATATGGGGAACAAGCTCTAGTAAAAATGGCTGATGAGAATGATGGTCAGGTCATTTGTCCTAGAACAAAAGAAATTTATCCTTTCAGAGATTGCGAAAAAGTTTATGTTATGTAA